Proteins encoded together in one Stutzerimonas stutzeri window:
- the rplB gene encoding 50S ribosomal protein L2 — MAIVKCKPTSAGRRFVVKVVNQELHKGAPYAPLLEKKSKTGGRNNNGRITTRHIGGGHKQHYRLVDFRRNKDGIPAIVERIEYDPNRTAHIALLKYADGERRYIIAPKGVSAGDQLVSGINAPIKAGNSLPLRNIPLGSTVHGIELKPGKGAQLVRSAGASAQLVAREGSYVTLRLRSGEMRKVLAECRATLGEVSNSEHSLRSLGKAGAKRWKGIRPTVRGVAMNPVDHPHGGGEGRTSGGRHPVSPWGFPTKGAKTRTNKRTDNMIVRRRK, encoded by the coding sequence ATGGCAATCGTTAAATGCAAACCGACTTCCGCGGGCCGCCGTTTTGTGGTCAAGGTGGTCAATCAGGAGCTGCACAAAGGCGCTCCTTACGCACCGCTGCTCGAGAAGAAGTCGAAGACTGGCGGCCGTAACAACAACGGTCGTATCACCACTCGCCACATCGGCGGTGGTCACAAGCAGCATTACCGTCTGGTCGATTTTCGTCGCAACAAGGATGGCATTCCGGCCATCGTCGAGCGTATCGAATACGATCCGAACCGTACTGCGCACATCGCGCTGCTGAAGTATGCCGACGGTGAGCGTCGCTACATCATCGCGCCGAAAGGCGTGAGCGCTGGCGATCAGCTGGTCTCGGGCATCAATGCTCCGATCAAGGCTGGTAACAGCCTGCCGCTGCGTAACATCCCGCTGGGTTCTACCGTTCACGGTATCGAGCTCAAGCCGGGCAAGGGCGCTCAGCTCGTTCGCTCCGCTGGTGCTTCGGCTCAGCTGGTCGCTCGTGAGGGCTCCTATGTGACGCTGCGTCTGCGCTCCGGCGAAATGCGCAAGGTGTTGGCTGAATGCCGTGCGACCCTGGGCGAAGTCTCGAACTCCGAGCACAGCCTGCGTTCGCTGGGTAAGGCCGGTGCCAAGCGCTGGAAGGGCATTCGCCCGACCGTTCGTGGTGTCGCGATGAACCCGGTCGATCACCCGCACGGTGGTGGTGAAGGTCGTACCTCCGGTGGTCGTCATCCGGTGTCGCCATGGGGCTTCCCGACTAAGGGCGCGAAGACCCGCACTAACAAGCGCACCGATAACATGATCGTCCGTCGTCGCAAGTAA
- the rpsS gene encoding 30S ribosomal protein S19, with amino-acid sequence MPRSLKKGPFIDLHLLKKVEAAVEKNDRKPVKTWSRRSMILPQMVGLTIAVHNGRQHVPVLVSEDMVGHKLGEFAATRTYRGHVADKKGKR; translated from the coding sequence GTGCCGCGTTCTCTGAAAAAAGGTCCTTTTATCGATCTTCACCTACTGAAGAAGGTCGAAGCGGCGGTGGAAAAGAATGATCGCAAGCCGGTGAAAACCTGGTCGCGTCGTTCGATGATCCTGCCGCAGATGGTCGGTCTGACCATCGCTGTACACAACGGTCGCCAACATGTTCCGGTCCTCGTGTCCGAAGACATGGTCGGCCACAAACTCGGCGAGTTCGCTGCTACCCGCACTTATCGTGGGCACGTGGCGGACAAGAAAGGCAAGCGCTAA
- the rplV gene encoding 50S ribosomal protein L22 yields the protein MEVAAKLSGARISAQKARLVADQIRGKKVGDALNLLAFSSKKAAEIMKKVLESAVANAEHNEGADVDDLKVSTVFVNEGRSLKRIMPRAKGRADRIVKRSCHITVKVADK from the coding sequence ATGGAAGTAGCCGCTAAGTTGTCGGGCGCTCGCATCTCCGCCCAGAAAGCCCGCCTGGTCGCCGACCAGATCCGCGGGAAGAAGGTGGGCGATGCGCTCAACCTCCTGGCTTTCAGCAGTAAGAAAGCCGCCGAGATCATGAAGAAGGTGCTGGAGTCGGCCGTTGCCAACGCCGAGCACAACGAAGGCGCTGATGTGGATGACCTGAAAGTCTCCACCGTCTTCGTCAACGAAGGGCGTTCGCTTAAGCGCATCATGCCGCGTGCCAAAGGCCGCGCTGATCGCATCGTCAAGCGGTCTTGCCATATCACTGTCAAGGTTGCGGACAAGTAA
- the rpsC gene encoding 30S ribosomal protein S3 — translation MGQKVHPTGIRLGIVKEHTSVWYADGRTYADYLLADLNVREYLQDKLKSASVSRIDIHRPAQTARITIHTARPGIVIGKKGEDVEKLRQDLTKQMGVPVHINIEEIRKPELDAMLVAQSVAQQLERRVMFRRAMKRAVQNAMRIGAKGIKIQVSGRLGGAEIARTEWYREGRVPLHTLRADIDYNTYEAHTTYGVIGVKVWIFKGEVIGGRHEELKPQAPAPRKKAAK, via the coding sequence ATGGGTCAGAAAGTACATCCCACTGGCATTCGCCTGGGAATCGTCAAGGAGCACACCTCCGTCTGGTACGCAGACGGCCGTACGTATGCAGACTATCTGCTTGCAGATCTGAACGTGCGTGAGTACCTCCAAGACAAACTAAAAAGCGCGTCCGTAAGCCGTATCGATATCCATCGCCCGGCTCAAACCGCACGCATCACCATCCACACCGCTCGTCCCGGCATCGTGATCGGCAAGAAGGGTGAGGATGTTGAGAAGCTGCGTCAGGACCTGACCAAGCAAATGGGTGTGCCGGTGCACATCAATATCGAAGAGATCCGCAAGCCGGAGCTCGACGCCATGCTGGTTGCACAGAGCGTAGCTCAGCAGCTGGAGCGTCGCGTGATGTTCCGTCGCGCCATGAAGCGCGCCGTACAGAACGCCATGCGTATTGGTGCCAAGGGCATCAAGATCCAGGTCAGTGGTCGTCTGGGTGGGGCTGAAATCGCCCGTACCGAGTGGTATCGCGAAGGTCGTGTGCCGCTGCACACCCTGCGTGCCGATATCGATTACAACACTTACGAAGCGCACACCACCTACGGTGTGATTGGTGTCAAGGTGTGGATCTTCAAAGGCGAAGTGATTGGTGGTCGCCATGAAGAGCTCAAGCCTCAAGCGCCTGCTCCTCGTAAAAAAGCTGCTAAGTAA
- the rplP gene encoding 50S ribosomal protein L16, protein MLQPKRTKFRKQMTGHNRGLAQRGSKVSFGEFALKSVSRGRLTARQIEAARRALTRHVKRGGKIWIRVFPDKPVTKKPLEVRMGKGKGSVEYWVAQIQPGKVLYEIEGVSEELAREAFALAAAKLPLATSFVKRTVM, encoded by the coding sequence ATGTTGCAACCCAAGCGTACAAAATTCCGCAAGCAGATGACCGGCCACAACCGTGGTCTGGCTCAGCGCGGTAGCAAGGTCAGCTTCGGCGAGTTCGCGCTGAAGTCTGTTTCTCGTGGTCGTCTGACCGCGCGTCAGATCGAGGCTGCACGTCGTGCGCTGACTCGTCACGTCAAGCGTGGCGGTAAGATCTGGATCCGCGTGTTCCCCGACAAGCCCGTTACCAAGAAGCCCCTGGAAGTTCGTATGGGTAAAGGTAAGGGTAGCGTCGAGTACTGGGTAGCCCAGATTCAGCCGGGCAAGGTGCTTTACGAGATCGAGGGTGTTTCCGAAGAGCTGGCGCGTGAGGCTTTCGCCCTGGCCGCTGCAAAGCTGCCGCTCGCCACCTCCTTTGTTAAGCGGACGGTGATGTGA
- the rpmC gene encoding 50S ribosomal protein L29 — MKANELREKSVEQLNEQLLELLRDQFNLRMQKATGQLGQSHLLSQVKRDIARVKTVLNQQAGK, encoded by the coding sequence ATGAAAGCGAATGAACTTCGTGAAAAATCCGTTGAGCAGCTGAACGAGCAACTGCTCGAGCTGCTGCGGGACCAGTTCAATCTGCGTATGCAGAAAGCGACTGGCCAGTTGGGGCAGTCTCACCTGCTCTCGCAAGTCAAGCGCGACATCGCTCGTGTCAAGACTGTGCTCAACCAGCAGGCAGGTAAGTGA
- the rpsQ gene encoding 30S ribosomal protein S17, translating into MAEAQKTVRTLTGRVVSDKMDKTITVLIERRVKHPIYGKYVKRSTKLHAHDETNQCKIGDKVSIRETRPQSKTKSWALVEVVERAVEV; encoded by the coding sequence ATGGCTGAAGCTCAGAAAACCGTCCGCACGCTGACCGGCCGTGTCGTCAGCGACAAGATGGACAAGACCATCACCGTACTGATCGAGCGTCGCGTCAAGCACCCGATCTACGGCAAATACGTTAAGCGTTCGACCAAACTGCACGCCCACGACGAAACCAACCAGTGCAAGATCGGCGACAAGGTTTCCATTCGTGAAACCCGTCCGCAGTCCAAGACCAAGTCCTGGGCGCTGGTTGAAGTCGTTGAACGCGCCGTCGAAGTCTAA
- the rplN gene encoding 50S ribosomal protein L14: MIQTQSMLDVADNSGARRVMCIKVLGGSHRRYAGIGDIIKVTVKEAIPRGKVKKGQVMTAVVVRTRHGVRRPDGSIIRFDGNAAVLLNNKQEPIGTRIFGPVTRELRTEKFMKIVSLAPEVL, from the coding sequence ATGATTCAGACTCAATCCATGCTCGATGTGGCTGATAACAGTGGCGCTCGTCGCGTCATGTGTATCAAGGTGCTCGGCGGTTCTCACCGCCGTTACGCCGGCATCGGCGACATTATCAAGGTCACCGTCAAGGAAGCGATTCCGCGTGGCAAGGTCAAGAAAGGCCAGGTGATGACCGCTGTAGTGGTCCGCACCCGTCACGGTGTTCGCCGTCCCGACGGTTCCATCATCCGCTTCGATGGCAACGCTGCTGTTCTGCTGAACAACAAGCAAGAGCCTATCGGCACCCGCATCTTCGGGCCGGTGACTCGTGAGCTTCGTACCGAGAAGTTCATGAAGATCGTTTCGCTCGCACCTGAAGTGCTGTAA
- the rplX gene encoding 50S ribosomal protein L24 gives MQKIRRNDEIIVIAGKDKGKRGKVLKVLADDRLVVGGINLVKRHTKPNPMSGVQGGIVEKEAPLHVSNVAIFNGETNKADRVGFKVEEGKKIRVFKSTQKPVDA, from the coding sequence ATGCAAAAGATTCGTCGCAACGACGAGATCATCGTCATCGCCGGCAAAGACAAGGGCAAGCGCGGTAAGGTGCTGAAGGTGCTCGCTGACGACCGTCTGGTCGTTGGCGGGATCAACCTGGTCAAGCGCCACACCAAGCCGAACCCGATGTCCGGTGTTCAGGGCGGTATCGTCGAGAAAGAGGCGCCTTTGCACGTCTCTAACGTCGCCATTTTCAATGGTGAAACCAACAAGGCAGACCGCGTTGGCTTCAAGGTTGAAGAAGGCAAGAAAATTCGTGTCTTCAAGTCGACCCAGAAGCCGGTTGACGCTTGA
- the rplE gene encoding 50S ribosomal protein L5 — MARLKEVYRKEIAPKLKEELQLKNVMEVPRITKITLNMGIGEAIGDKKIIDNAVADLEKITGQKVVVTHARKSIAGFKVREGWPIGVKVTLRSDRMYEFLDRLLSISLPRVRDFRGLNAKSFDGRGNYSMGVKEQIIFPEIDYDKIDALRGLDITLTTTARTDDEGRALLRAFNFPFRN; from the coding sequence ATGGCACGACTAAAAGAAGTTTATCGGAAGGAAATCGCGCCCAAGCTGAAAGAAGAACTTCAGCTCAAGAACGTGATGGAAGTTCCGCGCATTACCAAGATCACCCTCAACATGGGTATCGGCGAAGCGATCGGTGACAAGAAGATCATCGACAACGCGGTTGCCGATCTGGAAAAGATCACCGGTCAGAAGGTTGTAGTGACCCACGCTCGCAAGTCCATCGCAGGCTTCAAGGTCCGCGAAGGCTGGCCGATCGGCGTCAAGGTAACCCTGCGCAGCGATCGCATGTACGAATTCCTGGATCGTCTGCTTTCGATCTCCCTGCCGCGCGTGCGTGACTTCCGCGGCCTGAATGCCAAGTCCTTCGATGGCCGCGGCAACTACAGCATGGGTGTCAAAGAGCAGATCATCTTCCCGGAAATCGATTACGACAAGATCGATGCCCTGCGTGGTCTGGATATCACTCTGACCACTACTGCTCGGACGGATGATGAGGGTCGTGCGTTGCTGCGCGCTTTCAACTTCCCGTTCCGTAACTGA
- the rpsN gene encoding 30S ribosomal protein S14 has protein sequence MAKQSMKNRELKRQRTVAKFAQKRAALKAIIASPESTPEARWEAQVALQKQPRDASASRLRNRCRLTGRPHGVYRKFGLARNMLRQAAMRGDVPGLVKASW, from the coding sequence ATGGCTAAGCAAAGCATGAAGAACCGTGAGCTGAAGCGTCAGCGCACGGTTGCCAAGTTCGCCCAGAAGCGTGCGGCACTCAAAGCGATCATCGCTAGCCCGGAGTCCACTCCGGAGGCGCGTTGGGAAGCTCAGGTGGCCCTGCAGAAGCAGCCGCGTGATGCAAGCGCTTCGCGCCTGCGTAACCGCTGCCGTCTGACTGGCCGTCCGCACGGCGTCTATCGCAAGTTCGGCCTCGCGCGCAACATGCTGCGCCAGGCCGCCATGCGCGGTGACGTACCGGGCCTGGTCAAAGCCAGCTGGTAA
- the rpsH gene encoding 30S ribosomal protein S8: MSMQDPLADMLTRIRNAQMAEKSVVSMPSSTLKVAVANVLQGEGYIAGYQVSGDVKPQLSIELKYFEGRPVIEELKRVSRPGLRQYKSVDQLPKVRGGLGVSIVSTNKGVMTDRAARAAGVGGEVLCTVF, from the coding sequence ATGAGTATGCAGGACCCGTTAGCGGACATGCTAACTCGTATCCGTAATGCCCAGATGGCCGAAAAGTCCGTCGTAAGCATGCCGTCTTCCACGCTGAAGGTGGCTGTAGCCAACGTTCTTCAAGGTGAAGGCTATATCGCGGGATACCAGGTCAGTGGCGACGTCAAGCCGCAGCTGTCCATCGAGCTTAAGTATTTCGAAGGCCGTCCGGTCATCGAGGAACTGAAGCGCGTAAGTCGTCCTGGCCTGCGCCAGTACAAATCCGTTGACCAGTTGCCGAAAGTTCGCGGTGGCCTGGGTGTCTCGATCGTCTCCACCAACAAGGGTGTGATGACTGATCGTGCTGCTCGCGCTGCTGGTGTCGGCGGCGAAGTGCTTTGCACTGTGTTCTAA
- the rplF gene encoding 50S ribosomal protein L6, translating into MSRVAKNPVKLPAGVEIKMSGQQLLVKGAKGALELNVHPSVEVIQEGGELRFAGRNGDQQTRAMAGTTRALVNNMVIGVSQGFERKLQLVGVGYKAQAKGQVLSLALGFSHPVDYELPQGVTAETPSQTDILIKGVDKQLVGQVAAEIRDFRRPEPYKGKGVRYSDEVVRRKEAKKK; encoded by the coding sequence ATGTCTCGCGTTGCTAAGAACCCCGTCAAGCTGCCCGCTGGCGTTGAAATCAAAATGTCCGGCCAGCAGCTTTTGGTGAAGGGTGCAAAAGGCGCTCTGGAGCTGAACGTTCATCCTTCCGTTGAGGTTATCCAGGAAGGTGGTGAGCTGCGTTTCGCCGGTCGTAACGGTGATCAGCAGACTCGCGCCATGGCCGGTACTACCCGCGCTCTGGTCAACAACATGGTGATCGGTGTCAGTCAGGGCTTCGAGCGCAAGCTCCAGCTGGTCGGCGTCGGTTACAAGGCGCAAGCCAAAGGTCAAGTGCTGTCCCTGGCTCTCGGTTTCTCGCATCCGGTGGATTATGAGCTGCCGCAAGGCGTCACCGCCGAGACCCCCAGCCAGACCGATATCCTGATCAAGGGTGTCGACAAGCAACTGGTCGGTCAGGTGGCTGCTGAAATTCGTGATTTCCGTCGTCCGGAGCCTTACAAGGGCAAAGGCGTGCGGTACTCGGATGAAGTAGTCCGTCGCAAAGAAGCTAAGAAGAAGTAG
- the rplR gene encoding 50S ribosomal protein L18, translating to MSVKKETRLRRARKARLKMRELEAVRLCVHRSSQHIYAQVLSADGGKVLASASTLDKELRDGATGNVDAAKKVGQLVAERAKAAGVTQVAFDRSGFKYHGRVKALADAAREGGLEF from the coding sequence ATGAGCGTAAAGAAAGAAACTCGTCTGCGTCGCGCTCGCAAAGCGCGCCTGAAGATGCGCGAGCTGGAAGCCGTACGCCTCTGCGTGCACCGCTCTTCCCAGCACATCTACGCCCAGGTCCTTTCGGCCGACGGCGGCAAGGTCCTGGCAAGCGCCTCGACTCTGGACAAAGAACTGCGTGACGGTGCCACCGGCAACGTTGACGCTGCCAAGAAAGTCGGTCAACTGGTCGCTGAGCGCGCGAAAGCCGCAGGCGTCACTCAGGTGGCGTTCGACCGTTCTGGCTTCAAGTACCACGGTCGTGTGAAGGCACTGGCTGATGCTGCTCGTGAAGGCGGGCTGGAGTTCTAA
- the rpsE gene encoding 30S ribosomal protein S5, which produces MANNEQKRDEGYIEKLVQVNRVAKTVKGGRIFTFTALTVVGDGKGRVGFGRGKSREVPAAIQKAMEAARRNMIQVDLNGTTLQYATKAAHGASKIYMQPASEGTGVIAGGAMRAILEVAGVHNVLAKCYGSTNPVNVVHATFKGLKAMQSPESIAAKRGKSVEEIS; this is translated from the coding sequence ATGGCAAATAACGAGCAAAAGCGCGACGAAGGCTACATCGAGAAGCTGGTTCAAGTTAACCGCGTCGCAAAAACCGTGAAGGGTGGTCGTATCTTCACCTTCACCGCGCTGACTGTAGTTGGTGATGGTAAGGGTCGTGTTGGTTTCGGTCGCGGCAAGTCCCGCGAAGTGCCGGCTGCCATTCAGAAGGCCATGGAAGCGGCGCGCCGCAACATGATCCAGGTCGACTTGAACGGCACTACGCTTCAGTACGCCACCAAGGCGGCTCACGGCGCATCCAAGATCTACATGCAGCCTGCCTCCGAAGGTACCGGTGTTATCGCTGGTGGTGCCATGCGCGCCATCCTTGAAGTGGCCGGTGTGCACAACGTCCTGGCCAAGTGCTACGGCTCTACCAACCCGGTCAACGTGGTGCATGCCACCTTCAAGGGTCTGAAGGCGATGCAGTCGCCTGAGTCGATTGCTGCCAAGCGCGGCAAGAGCGTCGAGGAGATTTCCTGA
- the rpmD gene encoding 50S ribosomal protein L30, producing the protein MANTVKVTLIKSVSGRIPNHKLCVKGLGLRRIGHTVEVQDTPENRGMINKAYYMLRVEG; encoded by the coding sequence ATGGCTAACACCGTCAAGGTTACGCTGATCAAGAGCGTCAGCGGTCGTATCCCCAATCACAAGCTGTGCGTCAAGGGCCTGGGCCTGCGTCGCATTGGTCACACCGTAGAAGTTCAGGATACTCCTGAGAACCGCGGCATGATCAACAAGGCTTACTACATGCTCCGTGTGGAGGGCTAA
- the rplO gene encoding 50S ribosomal protein L15 — MQLNDLRSAPGARREKLRPGRGIGSGLGKTGGRGHKGQTSRSGGKIAPGFEGGQQPLHRRLPKFGFVSLKAMDRAEVRTSELAKVEGDVVTVQSLKDANVINQNVQRVKVMLSGEVGRAVTLKGIAATKGARAAIEAAGGKFEE; from the coding sequence ATGCAACTGAACGATCTGCGTTCTGCGCCGGGTGCCCGTCGCGAAAAGCTGCGTCCGGGTCGTGGTATCGGCAGCGGTCTGGGTAAGACCGGTGGCCGTGGCCACAAAGGTCAGACTTCCCGCTCCGGCGGCAAGATCGCTCCGGGCTTCGAGGGTGGTCAGCAGCCGCTGCACCGCCGTCTGCCGAAGTTCGGCTTCGTTTCGCTGAAGGCCATGGATCGCGCAGAAGTGCGCACTTCCGAACTGGCTAAGGTGGAAGGCGACGTTGTTACCGTACAGAGCCTGAAAGACGCCAACGTCATCAACCAGAACGTGCAGCGTGTGAAAGTCATGCTGTCCGGTGAGGTTGGGCGTGCGGTCACTCTAAAGGGCATCGCAGCCACCAAGGGTGCGCGTGCGGCTATCGAAGCAGCTGGCGGCAAGTTCGAGGAATAA
- the secY gene encoding preprotein translocase subunit SecY — protein MAKQGALSALSNGGLSELWARLRFLFMAIIVYRIGAHIPVPGINPDRLAELFRQNEGTILSLFNMFSGGALERMSIFALGIMPYISASIIMQLMTAVSPQLEQLKKEGEAGRRKISQYTRYGTLVLAIVQAVGMSVGLAGQGVAFSNDFGFYFVAITTFVSGAMFMMWLGEQITERGVGNGISMLIFAGIVAGLPGALGQSFESARQGDINIIALLAVGLLAVAIIGFVVFIERGQRRIAVHYAKRQQGRKVFAAQTSHLPLKVNMAGVIPAIFASSILLFPASLGQWFGQSENMGWLADISQAIAPGQPLNILLFSAGIIFFCFFYTALMFNPKDVAENLKKSGAFIPGIRPGEQSARYIDGVLTRLTMFGALYMTAVCLLPQFLVVAANVPFYLGGTSLLIVVVVVMDFMSQVQSHLMSHQYDSLMKKANLKGYGSGMLR, from the coding sequence ATGGCTAAGCAAGGTGCTCTCTCCGCGCTGAGTAATGGTGGTCTGTCCGAACTCTGGGCTCGTCTGCGCTTTCTGTTCATGGCGATCATCGTCTACCGGATTGGCGCACACATTCCAGTACCCGGGATCAATCCCGATCGGCTGGCCGAGCTGTTCCGTCAGAACGAGGGGACCATCCTTAGCTTGTTCAACATGTTTTCCGGCGGTGCGCTGGAGCGCATGAGCATCTTTGCGCTGGGGATCATGCCGTACATCTCGGCATCGATCATCATGCAGCTCATGACCGCTGTCAGTCCGCAGCTGGAGCAGTTGAAGAAAGAAGGCGAAGCCGGTCGTCGCAAGATCAGCCAGTACACGCGTTACGGAACGCTGGTTCTGGCAATCGTGCAGGCCGTCGGCATGTCGGTCGGACTGGCGGGGCAGGGTGTCGCGTTCAGTAACGACTTCGGCTTCTACTTCGTGGCCATCACGACCTTCGTGTCTGGTGCGATGTTCATGATGTGGCTGGGCGAGCAGATCACCGAGCGTGGGGTTGGCAACGGTATCTCGATGCTGATCTTCGCTGGGATCGTCGCCGGATTGCCGGGCGCGCTCGGGCAGTCGTTCGAGTCCGCTCGCCAAGGCGATATCAACATCATCGCTTTGCTGGCCGTGGGGCTGCTGGCGGTTGCGATCATCGGTTTCGTGGTGTTCATCGAGCGTGGGCAGCGTCGCATTGCGGTGCACTACGCCAAGCGTCAGCAAGGTCGTAAGGTCTTCGCTGCGCAGACCAGCCACCTGCCGTTGAAAGTCAACATGGCGGGCGTTATCCCGGCCATCTTCGCCAGCAGCATCCTGCTGTTCCCGGCTTCGCTGGGGCAGTGGTTCGGCCAGTCCGAAAACATGGGTTGGTTGGCTGATATCTCTCAGGCGATCGCGCCCGGGCAGCCGTTGAACATCCTGCTGTTCAGTGCTGGGATCATTTTCTTCTGCTTCTTCTATACGGCATTGATGTTCAATCCGAAGGACGTGGCGGAGAACCTGAAGAAGTCCGGTGCGTTTATTCCCGGGATTCGTCCTGGTGAGCAGTCGGCTCGCTATATCGATGGCGTGTTGACCCGCTTGACCATGTTCGGCGCCCTGTACATGACGGCTGTCTGCCTGCTGCCGCAGTTCCTTGTGGTTGCAGCCAACGTGCCGTTCTACCTTGGTGGGACCTCGTTGCTGATCGTGGTTGTGGTTGTCATGGACTTCATGTCCCAAGTGCAATCGCACCTCATGTCGCACCAGTACGATTCCCTGATGAAGAAAGCCAACCTGAAGGGCTACGGTAGCGGAATGCTCCGCTGA
- the rpmJ gene encoding 50S ribosomal protein L36: protein MKVRASVKKLCRNCKIIRRDGVVRVICSAEPRHKQRQG, encoded by the coding sequence ATGAAAGTTCGTGCATCGGTTAAAAAGCTGTGCCGTAACTGCAAGATCATCCGTCGCGACGGTGTCGTGCGCGTGATCTGCAGCGCAGAACCGCGTCACAAGCAGCGCCAAGGCTGA
- the rpsM gene encoding 30S ribosomal protein S13: MARIAGVNIPDNKHTVISLTYIYGVGRTRAQEICAATGVNPAAKIKDLSDEQVELLRGEVGKFIVEGDLRRDVNMKIKRLMDLGCYRGLRHRRGLPVRGQRTKTNARTRKGPRKPIRK, from the coding sequence ATGGCCCGTATTGCAGGCGTCAACATTCCGGATAACAAGCACACTGTTATCTCGCTGACCTACATCTACGGTGTTGGTCGCACCCGTGCGCAGGAAATCTGTGCCGCTACCGGTGTGAATCCGGCAGCAAAGATCAAGGATCTTTCCGACGAGCAGGTCGAACTGCTGCGTGGCGAAGTCGGCAAGTTCATCGTTGAGGGCGACCTGCGTCGCGACGTCAACATGAAAATCAAGCGCTTGATGGACCTGGGTTGCTATCGCGGCCTGCGCCATCGTCGTGGTCTTCCGGTTCGCGGTCAGCGCACCAAGACCAACGCACGTACCCGTAAGGGCCCGCGCAAGCCGATCCGCAAGTAA
- the rpsK gene encoding 30S ribosomal protein S11, protein MAKPAARPRKKVKKTVVDGIAHIHASFNNTIVTITDRQGNALSWATSGGSGFRGSRKSTPFAAQIAAERAGQAALEYGLKNLDVNVKGPGPGRESAVRALNACGYKIASITDVTPIPHNGCRPPKKRRV, encoded by the coding sequence ATGGCAAAACCTGCTGCTCGTCCTCGTAAAAAAGTCAAAAAGACAGTGGTTGATGGCATCGCCCACATCCACGCTTCTTTCAACAACACCATCGTGACCATCACCGATCGTCAGGGCAATGCGCTGTCCTGGGCTACCTCGGGTGGTTCCGGTTTCCGCGGCTCGCGTAAGAGCACTCCGTTCGCTGCCCAGATCGCTGCAGAGCGCGCTGGCCAGGCTGCTCTGGAGTACGGCCTGAAGAACCTAGACGTCAACGTCAAGGGCCCGGGCCCGGGTCGTGAGTCCGCCGTGCGTGCTTTGAACGCATGTGGTTATAAAATCGCCAGCATCACCGACGTGACGCCGATCCCGCACAACGGGTGCCGTCCGCCGAAGAAGCGCCGCGTGTAA
- the rpsD gene encoding 30S ribosomal protein S4 yields the protein MARYIGPKCKLSRREGTDLFLKSGARALESKCNIETPPGVHGQRRGRLSDYGTQLREKQKVRRIYGVLERQFSGYYKEAASRKGATGENLLQLLECRLDNVVYRMGFGSTRAESRQLVSHKSITVNGQTVNIPSYQVKAGDVVAVREKCRNQLRIAQALELCAQRGRVEWVEVDTDKKSGVFKNVPARSDLSADINENLIVELYSK from the coding sequence ATGGCTCGTTATATTGGTCCCAAGTGCAAACTGTCTCGTCGTGAAGGCACTGATCTCTTCCTGAAGAGTGGTGCGCGCGCGCTCGAATCCAAGTGCAACATTGAAACTCCGCCAGGTGTGCACGGCCAGCGTCGTGGCCGCCTGTCCGACTACGGCACCCAGCTGCGCGAGAAGCAGAAAGTGCGCCGTATCTACGGTGTGCTGGAGCGTCAGTTCAGCGGTTACTACAAGGAAGCTGCCAGCCGCAAGGGCGCTACCGGCGAGAACCTGCTGCAGCTGCTCGAGTGCCGTCTGGACAACGTCGTGTATCGCATGGGCTTCGGCTCCACTCGTGCCGAATCGCGCCAGCTGGTCTCGCACAAGTCGATCACCGTCAACGGTCAGACCGTGAACATCCCGTCGTACCAGGTCAAGGCCGGTGACGTGGTTGCGGTTCGCGAGAAGTGCCGTAATCAGCTGCGTATCGCCCAGGCCCTCGAGCTGTGCGCTCAGCGCGGCCGCGTTGAATGGGTCGAAGTAGATACCGACAAGAAATCTGGTGTTTTCAAGAATGTTCCGGCTCGCAGCGATCTGTCCGCCGACATCAACGAAAACCTGATTGTCGAGCTCTACTCCAAGTAA